A genome region from Strigops habroptila isolate Jane chromosome 12, bStrHab1.2.pri, whole genome shotgun sequence includes the following:
- the YIPF5 gene encoding protein YIPF5 isoform X2: protein MSGFDSFNTEFFQTSYSIDEQNQPYGQYGGYEYSQQSGFVPPDMMQQQQPYTGQIYQPTQTYSSTSAQSFYGSNFEDEPPLLEELGINFDHIWQKTLTVLHPLKVADGSIMNETDLAGPVVFCLAFGATLLLAGKIQFGYVYGISVIGCVGMFCLLNLMSMTGVSFGCVASVLGYCLLPMILLSSCAIVFSLQGMLGIIFTAAIIGWCSFSASKIFISALAMEGQQLLVAYPCALLYGVFALISVF, encoded by the exons ATGTCCGGGTTCGACAGCTTCAACACCGAGTTCTTCCAGACGAGTTACAGCATCGATGAGCAGAACCAGCCCTACGG GCAGTATGGAGGCTACGAATACTCTCAGCAAAGTGGATTTGTCCCTCCCGACatgatgcagcagcagcagccttacACAGGGCAGATCTACCAGCCAACGCAGACATACAGCTCGACTTCAGCACAGTCTTTTTATGGAAGTAATTTTGAGGATGAGCCTCCTCTATTAGAAG AATTGGGGATCAATTTTGACCACATCTGGCAGAAGACATTAACAGTGCTGCACCCACTGAAAGTAGCAGATGGCAGCATCATGAATGAGACTGATTTGGCTGGACCAGTGGTCTTCTGTCTAGCGTTTGGAGCCACGTTACTACTG GCTGGTAAAATTCAGTTTGGCTACGTGTATGGCATCAGTGTAATCGGATGTGTAGGGATGTTTTGTCTCCTGAACTTAATGAGCATGACGGGTGTCTCGTTTGGCTGCGTCGCCAGCGTCCTCGGATACTGTCTTCTTCCCATGATCCTACTTTCTAGTTGTGCAATTGTGTTTTCCTTGCA gGGAATGCTGGGGATTATTTTCACGGCTGCAATCATTGGCTGgtgcagcttttctgcttccaaaatcTTTATCTCTGCCTTAGCAATGGAAGGACAACAGCTCCTAGTAGCATACCCCTGCGCGCTGTTGTACGGCGTCTTTGCTCTCATTTCCGTGTTTTGA
- the YIPF5 gene encoding protein YIPF5 isoform X1: MSGFDSFNTEFFQTSYSIDEQNQPYGYGGRPCGEQYGGYEYSQQSGFVPPDMMQQQQPYTGQIYQPTQTYSSTSAQSFYGSNFEDEPPLLEELGINFDHIWQKTLTVLHPLKVADGSIMNETDLAGPVVFCLAFGATLLLAGKIQFGYVYGISVIGCVGMFCLLNLMSMTGVSFGCVASVLGYCLLPMILLSSCAIVFSLQGMLGIIFTAAIIGWCSFSASKIFISALAMEGQQLLVAYPCALLYGVFALISVF, encoded by the exons ATGTCCGGGTTCGACAGCTTCAACACCGAGTTCTTCCAGACGAGTTACAGCATCGATGAGCAGAACCAGCCCTACGGGTACGGCGGGAGGCCCTGCGGCGA GCAGTATGGAGGCTACGAATACTCTCAGCAAAGTGGATTTGTCCCTCCCGACatgatgcagcagcagcagccttacACAGGGCAGATCTACCAGCCAACGCAGACATACAGCTCGACTTCAGCACAGTCTTTTTATGGAAGTAATTTTGAGGATGAGCCTCCTCTATTAGAAG AATTGGGGATCAATTTTGACCACATCTGGCAGAAGACATTAACAGTGCTGCACCCACTGAAAGTAGCAGATGGCAGCATCATGAATGAGACTGATTTGGCTGGACCAGTGGTCTTCTGTCTAGCGTTTGGAGCCACGTTACTACTG GCTGGTAAAATTCAGTTTGGCTACGTGTATGGCATCAGTGTAATCGGATGTGTAGGGATGTTTTGTCTCCTGAACTTAATGAGCATGACGGGTGTCTCGTTTGGCTGCGTCGCCAGCGTCCTCGGATACTGTCTTCTTCCCATGATCCTACTTTCTAGTTGTGCAATTGTGTTTTCCTTGCA gGGAATGCTGGGGATTATTTTCACGGCTGCAATCATTGGCTGgtgcagcttttctgcttccaaaatcTTTATCTCTGCCTTAGCAATGGAAGGACAACAGCTCCTAGTAGCATACCCCTGCGCGCTGTTGTACGGCGTCTTTGCTCTCATTTCCGTGTTTTGA